DNA from Methanobrevibacter sp. TMH8:
GTTTCTTTCCTTTTTTATTTATTATCATTTTCTTAATCTATTATTTACTCTTTTTTAATCCTTTTTTCTAAATTCACTTATTTTAATTCATTTTTAAATTTTTTAATCATTTTTTAAAATACTATTTTTTCTTAAAAAATCCTTTTATAGATTTATTTTTATAAAATTATTTTTATTCTTTACTTTTCTTTTTTAGTTTTTTAATATTTAATTATCCATTTTTTATTATTTGTTATTTTTCTGTTTTCTATTTTATATTTCTTTTTTTGTTTTTTTATTGAATGAACGATAGGCAAAAGTATTTATATAAGTTTTCATAAATTATTTTTGTTCTCAGTATGTTAGATAAATATGAATTTTAGTATAATAGTTTTGCTACTTTACTAATTGTCACTGTTATTTTTTCTGTATGCTTTGGGGGGTGGGGAGCAAATTCAATGCTTTTTTGGATTTAATAAAAATTGTATAGATTTTCTATCTTTTTTTTTGATTAAAAAAAGAGTATTGTACATACATATATGATGTGACCTAATATTTTTAGGTCTTGGAGATATATTTATGGTAGAAAATATTGGGATAGCTGATAATTCTGAAGCTAAAGATATTCATGTGTTTTCTAATCCTCATTTGAAGTTTGTAGCATTTGTAATATTTTTTGTTTGTTTTTTTGCAATTGTTTCTAGTGTTAGTGCTGCGAGTTTTAATAGTAGTTCTAGTTCTTCTGATATTCAGAATTTCATAAATACTGGTTCAGGAGATGATGATATTGTTCTTGAGGAAGGCGATTATATTGATACTCTTTATAATTTGAATGTTTCAAGGAAAGTTAATATAAAATCCAATGGCCAAGTGAATATAAAAAGTAATACTGGAGGTACTCTTTTTAATATCACAGCTAGGAATGTACAGATTCTTAATTTGAATATCAGTGGCTATCAGACAGCTATATACTCAAATACTGGTGGTTTATCAGTCATAGGCAATAATATTACTACTATTGATAGTAGTATTAATATCGATGGTAGTGGTGACTTATCTGGTATATCGCTAGAGAATAATACTATAATTTCTTCTGTTAGTAGCAGTACTTATGGTGCTGTTTATGTGAATGCTAATAGTGGTTCTACTGTTGGTATTTTGGTAAAAAATAATAATATCACAGCTAATAATCCAACTAATTCTTATGGTATGGGTTTTAATGTCGCATACTGTGATAATTCACTATTTTTTGAAAACAACAACATCACAGGAAACTCAGGGATGGTGTTTATATGGATACATCCAACAGCAACAATACTATAACTTTCACCAACAATAACATCACAGGAACCTCTGGGTTTGGTGTTTCTCTGTCTGCATACAGCAGTAACAATACTATAACTTTCACCAGCAACAATATCACAGGAACCTCAGGGGATGGTGTTTATCTTTATGTGGGCAGTAGCAATAATACTATAACTCTCACCAGCAACAACATCATAGCAACAGGGGCTGGTGTTTATTTGTCTGCATACAGCAGTAACAATACTATAACTCTCACCAGCAACAACATCACAGGAACTGGGGCTGGTGTTGATTTGTCTGCACACAGCAGTAACAATACCATAAGTCTCACCAATAATAATATCACAGGAACCTCAGGGGATGGTGTTTATATGGATACATCCAACAGCAACAATACTATAACTTTCACCAACAATAATATCACAGGAACCTCGGGGGGTGGTGTTTCTCTGTCTACATACAGCAGTAACAATACTATAACTTTCACCAACAATAATATCACAGGAACCTCAGGGGATGGTGTTTATCTGTATGCGGACAGCAGTAACAATACTATAACTCTCACCAGCAACAACATCACAGGAACAGTTGCTGGTGTTGATTTGTCTGTATACGGCAGCAACAACACCGTAACTCTTACCAGCAACAACATCACAGGAACTTCAGGGTCTGGTGTTGAGTTGTATGCATACAGCAACAACACCATTTTGAATTTTATTGGGAACAATATTACTGGCATTAGTTATGCTATGTATTTTTATTCTTATGATCAGTTTAGTGGTTTGTCTTTGTTGAATAATACTTTTAAAAGTGATGATGTTGGTTTGTATTTTGTCTTAGGTGGTACTGTTTTGAGTGATATTCTTGTTAAAGGTAATACTATTTTTGCTGTTAACAAAGGTATTGGATTTGTAGAGTATAGTCCTAGTTCTGTTAATCTGACTGTTAATTATAATCGTATAATTGCTAGTGTTGGTTTAGATTTTACAACTACTGATGCTGGTAGTAATTTTGATTATAATTGGTGGGGAATAAACGATATTAGTAGTAAAATTATTAATTTTAATATTAATAATCATTATATCTTAAATATCACTAACCTCACTAGTTTAGCTAATGTTCATCATGGAGATAAAGTTAATTTTGCTTTGCTAGTTTTAAATACTACATTAACTAATGTTGGTGTTGAAAACTTACCTTACTTTGTCATCACTGGACTTTTTAATGGTGAAAGCTATAATACTACTACTGATGATCTATTTGTTCATCAATTCACTATTCCAAGTGGAGGAATACAAACTATTGATGATTTGTTAGATGAACAGTATGTTTCTTTAGAGTTTAATGCTTCTAAAGGTAATACTAGTTCAACTATTGTTGTTCCAGATAATGCTAGTACTAGTAAGACAGTTGATATTATTGGTATAGCTACTGATAATGATGGTAATCCTTTAGCTAATATTGTAATTACTGTTACTGTTGATGGAGTTACACATAATGTGACAACTGATAGTAATGGTCGTTGGTATTTAGCTTATAAACCAACACGCACTGGAAATGTTAATGTTTCTGTATTTTGGACAGGAAACAATGATTATAATGGATTTGAAAATAGTACTCATTTCAACGTAAAAAAAGGTAATATTAATGTATTTATTACTGTTATTGAGAATTCTGATGGATCTGTTACTATTGTAGCTAATGTCACTAATGAAGATGGTGATCCTTTAGCTGATTTCCCAGTTGATTTTATTTTAAATGGTAAAAGTGTAGGTAGTAAAACTACTGATAAAAATGGTATTGCATCTATAACTATACCTGCAAATAAGCTCAAAAATGGTAAAAACATTATAACTGTAAAAGTTAGTGGAGGTAGCAACTTCAATGATGCTGTAGAATCTACAGAATTTACAGTATCAGTTAATGGTAATAAATCTAGTGATAATCCAGTATCTAATGCTGCTATGAAAAAAACAGGAATGCCTATATTTGTATTGTTTGTGTTAGCTATCTTTAGTCTATTAGCTTATAGAAGAAAAAAATAGTAAAAAATATAAAAATTTAATTTAAGTAAGTTGATTATATTTATTTATTAATTAAATAGGTTTATGAATCAACTTATGTTTTTATTTTTAAAATAATAATTATAATATATAGTATAATTCAAGGATTAAAATCAGTTAGATTCTTGCTATAAAAGCTTATTTTTAATGATAATTATAAAAATAAATCAAATTAATTGTTTTAATTCATTTTTAATAGCATCAGCCATATCCATTGTTTTAGAATTTCCTCCTAAATCGGGAGTAGCTACTTTTTTAGTTTTCAAAACATTTTCAACAGCTAATCTAATTTGATCACCGTAATACTTTTCTTTTAAAAAGTCTAACATCATAGCTATTGATAAAATCATAGCTATGGGATTAGCTATATTTTGTCCAGCTATATCAGGACCAGAGCCATGGACTGGTTCAAATAATCCATTATTATCTCCTACATTAGCTGAAGGTGAAAGTCCAAGGCCTCCAACTAGACCTGCTGCTTCATCAGAAATAATATCTCCATATAAATTACTTGTAACAATAATTCCAAATTCTTGAGGTTTTGTAATAAGATACATTGCTGTTGCATCTATGTAATAATCATTGACAACTATATTTTGATTAATTTTGGAGTAATCTTTAGCTATATTATAAAAAGCTTCTTTAAATATTCCATCGGTTTTTTTTAATACATTTGCTTTATGGACACATGTAACTCTTTTTCTATCTTCCTCAATAGCTTTTTTAAATGCATAATTACAAATTTTTTCACTAGCTCTTTTAGTTATTACTCTAGTAGCTATTGATTTAATAGTTTTAAATTTTTCTTTCTCTTTTTTTTCTTCTAGGGATTCTATTTGAGAATATAATCCTTCGGTGTTTTCTCTAACAATTAGAAAGTCAAGATTTTGGAATAGGGAATTAACTCCTTCAAATGACTTTACTGGACGTAAATTAGCGAATACATCAAGTTCTTTTCTTAAAGTAATTATTGGACTTTTTTCTCCATGAGTTGATGTAATAGCTCCAAATAGTGTAGCTGAACTGTTTTTTGCAATTTTTACAGTTTCTTCAGGAATTGTTAATCCTGTCTTTTGAAAATATTCATCTCCTGCATGAGCTTCTATATAATCAAAATTTAAATCTAATGATTCGAGTATGGTCAACCCTGCTTCCATAACTTCTTTTCCTACTCCATCTCCACCAATTGTAGCTATCTTTTTCATGATTTTATCCCATTTTTATTAAAATTTCCCATTTTTATTAAAATTTAATTTTATTAATTTTATAAATTTATAAATTAATTATATTAATTAAATTTATTAATTATATTAATTTGATAATTATATTATATAATAGTACTTTTATTTGTATTTAAGATTAATTACAATTAACTATTGATATGTCTAAATCTTAATAGTTAATTATTTATCTTATTAAAATAATAGTATTCATAATATATTGCTAATAGTTCGTGCCATTAATTATTAGAATTATAAATTTATTAAAATAATTAAATGTATTTTTAATAATTTTCATTTAAATTAACTTTTAATTTTATAATTTTAATTATATAAAACTGTTCGTACATTATGAAAGTATATATATTACATTTAAGTATATAATATATTAAGAAATATATAGATATTAAAAAAATTTAGATAAGGAGTTATTAGTATGGAAAAATCAATACAAGAACTTATTCAAGATTTAAATGATGATGATGAGTTTGTTCAAGAAGAAGCTTTTGGTCTTCTAGAAATCAGGTCTGAAGAATCTCTTGAACCATTAATAGAAGTTTTATCTACGAAAGGCACTACTAAAAATGTAAAAGAATTTTCTGCAAGATTATTAGGTGTAATTGGTGATGAAAAAGCAATTGATCCTTTAATAGCTACTTTGAGAGATAATAATAAGCTTGTAAGAAGAGAAGCTTCTACTGCATTAAGTCGAATGGGTGATAATGCAGTTGAACCATTGATTAATATTTTAGATGATGATGATTGGAGAGTTAGAGGTGCAGCTGCTTGGGCACTAGGAAAAATTGGCGATAAACGTGCAATTGAACCTCTAAAAAATCTTTTAGATGATGAAAGTGGTTTTGTTAGAACTGGGGCTAAATTCGCAGTAGATAGTATTGAGAATACTTAATTCTCTTTATTTTTTATTATTTCTTAATTAATTTGTTTTAATCGGATTCTATTACTTTTTTATCTCATTTTTATTCATTTTTATTATTAATCTCATTTTTATTTATCTTTTAATTTTTCTTTCAATTTTAAAAGATTTCAATATTAAATTTCAATATTAAATATTCTAAATATAAATAATATAGATAATATAATATATTAAATATAAAATATAATTGAATATAATAATATAATTGAATGTACAATATTATTGAATATTCAATATAATATAATTGAATTGTTTATATTCTATTGATTTGATTTTGAATAATAAAAATAATCTATTTTTATGAAATTTTTTTAAACAATTTCTATAAAAAACTTTTTTAATGCTATGTTTATTCAGAAAAAGTAAGTAGTAGGAAATCTATTTCCGGTAAATTTATATATGAGAACATACAATAGTAGTAATGCTGATAATTAATTATATAATATATTCTGTATTGTATTCCTTTCAATTATCATAATTATTGTTTTTAGCTATTTATTTGATTTAATGTCGAACTAAACTGTTTAGTCAGTAATTTGAAACTGTAGCTTTACATAATAATTAAAAATTTAATACTAGCTTAGATTTCCTACTGATAGTTTTAAATTCAAAAATTTTTTAAATTATTGAATATAAATAATAATATAATAATTATTTAAATTTTTAATATTTCATAATATATTTTAA
Protein-coding regions in this window:
- the aksF gene encoding homoisocitrate dehydrogenase; the encoded protein is MKKIATIGGDGVGKEVMEAGLTILESLDLNFDYIEAHAGDEYFQKTGLTIPEETVKIAKNSSATLFGAITSTHGEKSPIITLRKELDVFANLRPVKSFEGVNSLFQNLDFLIVRENTEGLYSQIESLEEKKEKEKFKTIKSIATRVITKRASEKICNYAFKKAIEEDRKRVTCVHKANVLKKTDGIFKEAFYNIAKDYSKINQNIVVNDYYIDATAMYLITKPQEFGIIVTSNLYGDIISDEAAGLVGGLGLSPSANVGDNNGLFEPVHGSGPDIAGQNIANPIAMILSIAMMLDFLKEKYYGDQIRLAVENVLKTKKVATPDLGGNSKTMDMADAIKNELKQLI
- a CDS encoding right-handed parallel beta-helix repeat-containing protein; the encoded protein is MDTSNSNNTITFTNNNITGTSGFGVSLSAYSSNNTITFTSNNITGTSGDGVYLYVGSSNNTITLTSNNIIATGAGVYLSAYSSNNTITLTSNNITGTGAGVDLSAHSSNNTISLTNNNITGTSGDGVYMDTSNSNNTITFTNNNITGTSGGGVSLSTYSSNNTITFTNNNITGTSGDGVYLYADSSNNTITLTSNNITGTVAGVDLSVYGSNNTVTLTSNNITGTSGSGVELYAYSNNTILNFIGNNITGISYAMYFYSYDQFSGLSLLNNTFKSDDVGLYFVLGGTVLSDILVKGNTIFAVNKGIGFVEYSPSSVNLTVNYNRIIASVGLDFTTTDAGSNFDYNWWGINDISSKIINFNINNHYILNITNLTSLANVHHGDKVNFALLVLNTTLTNVGVENLPYFVITGLFNGESYNTTTDDLFVHQFTIPSGGIQTIDDLLDEQYVSLEFNASKGNTSSTIVVPDNASTSKTVDIIGIATDNDGNPLANIVITVTVDGVTHNVTTDSNGRWYLAYKPTRTGNVNVSVFWTGNNDYNGFENSTHFNVKKGNINVFITVIENSDGSVTIVANVTNEDGDPLADFPVDFILNGKSVGSKTTDKNGIASITIPANKLKNGKNIITVKVSGGSNFNDAVESTEFTVSVNGNKSSDNPVSNAAMKKTGMPIFVLFVLAIFSLLAYRRKK
- a CDS encoding HEAT repeat domain-containing protein — its product is MEKSIQELIQDLNDDDEFVQEEAFGLLEIRSEESLEPLIEVLSTKGTTKNVKEFSARLLGVIGDEKAIDPLIATLRDNNKLVRREASTALSRMGDNAVEPLINILDDDDWRVRGAAAWALGKIGDKRAIEPLKNLLDDESGFVRTGAKFAVDSIENT